From a single Leptospira levettii genomic region:
- a CDS encoding LIC13212 family protein, with translation MMLRFSILLCYFLGMTAVFAEKPASATLKERESQKQIDLQRKNGFGDNEIDTLHASIIENLRKMKKLQELGVDKTAAQYLAQTPQEHKELYKKDKDGKPYLEIKLPQGQSYIDWPTVFLYDGIAYIYPKEDFSDLDKIILAFRRVNADGTIHVKEMRRLINPSPRSESPEKDEKGEAKLDTNSDIRLEYFRSLTSDTIWPNDPVQTSEADIAMVLNDEKDPLPYEKQKHIMMSYKKMLRKIAKQTAFKLRSIELDQKQMITKILDYNTN, from the coding sequence ATGATGCTACGATTTTCCATTCTTCTCTGTTACTTTTTAGGAATGACTGCAGTTTTTGCAGAAAAACCAGCTTCCGCCACATTAAAGGAAAGGGAGTCCCAAAAACAAATCGACCTACAAAGGAAAAATGGTTTTGGGGACAACGAAATTGATACGTTACATGCAAGTATCATCGAAAACCTTCGTAAGATGAAAAAATTACAGGAGTTAGGTGTCGATAAAACAGCAGCCCAATACTTAGCACAAACTCCACAAGAACACAAAGAGTTATATAAAAAAGACAAAGATGGAAAACCGTATTTGGAAATCAAACTTCCACAAGGGCAATCCTACATCGATTGGCCTACTGTATTTTTATATGATGGCATTGCTTATATTTATCCCAAAGAGGATTTTAGTGACTTAGACAAAATCATTTTAGCATTCCGAAGAGTGAATGCAGATGGAACCATCCATGTCAAAGAAATGCGACGCCTCATAAACCCATCTCCAAGATCAGAAAGCCCAGAAAAAGATGAAAAAGGAGAAGCAAAATTAGATACCAACTCTGATATTCGATTGGAGTACTTTCGTTCTTTGACTTCTGATACCATTTGGCCAAATGATCCTGTACAAACTTCAGAAGCTGACATCGCGATGGTGTTAAACGACGAAAAAGATCCTCTTCCTTATGAGAAACAAAAACATATCATGATGTCTTATAAAAAGATGTTACGTAAAATTGCGAAACAAACTGCTTTTAAATTACGTAGTATTGAGTTGGATCAAAAACAAATGATCACAAAAATTTTGGATTATAATACTAACTAA
- a CDS encoding LIC13411 family adhesin, protein MRFIGPIICLVLTVNCATYWKNRKNDLKDIVTVGAETPMYGAAVKVGPLPIGFVFQGGESEMGKRDLGRGVGIRGGEIGGYHSQQLVFGILGGESFHSGSPVLDAKGNWLVDKKGIPLTNDERSNLKSYKMRYYSYFYDPVKDRKARKKEHFRRELTKDIVASTGQKEFLIYLPKEDLKPFGYPPGYSWNVEVVGGVYGGARVGFNIAEAFDFLLGFTTVDLLDDDVEGKEKPSFPGFPFPAPTDQENEEESEGP, encoded by the coding sequence ATGCGTTTCATCGGCCCAATCATTTGCCTCGTATTAACAGTCAACTGTGCTACCTATTGGAAAAATCGTAAAAATGATCTAAAAGATATAGTCACAGTAGGAGCTGAGACTCCGATGTATGGAGCAGCTGTTAAAGTAGGGCCTCTTCCGATTGGATTTGTTTTCCAGGGTGGTGAATCAGAAATGGGAAAACGTGATTTAGGTCGTGGTGTTGGAATCAGAGGTGGAGAAATAGGGGGGTATCATTCCCAACAACTCGTCTTTGGTATCTTAGGTGGAGAAAGTTTCCATTCTGGTTCACCCGTCCTTGATGCAAAAGGCAATTGGCTTGTGGATAAAAAAGGTATTCCTCTCACGAATGATGAAAGGTCCAATTTAAAAAGTTATAAAATGAGATATTATTCTTATTTTTACGATCCAGTCAAAGATAGAAAGGCCAGAAAAAAAGAACACTTCAGACGAGAACTTACAAAAGACATAGTTGCAAGCACTGGCCAGAAAGAATTTTTAATTTACCTTCCCAAAGAAGATTTAAAACCATTTGGTTACCCTCCCGGTTATTCATGGAACGTCGAAGTAGTAGGTGGTGTGTATGGAGGAGCAAGGGTTGGATTTAATATTGCCGAAGCGTTTGATTTTTTGTTAGGATTTACCACCGTTGATTTGTTAGATGATGATGTGGAAGGAAAGGAAAAACCAAGTTTCCCTGGTTTTCCATTCCCAGCCCCTACCGACCAAGAAAACGAAGAAGAATCGGAAGGACCTTAA
- a CDS encoding helix-turn-helix transcriptional regulator, with amino-acid sequence MPRFYKNEDIESDRKKLYRDLNQLKSLGFNIKVAQYGYQSEDFFPYYIEKESIDRSLKFSKEELEYLSKVLFSSELSKELISLSQKLFSHHLDLIPNLTKQIVPIDSEENSVDTTNTEKILQAIKDKRAITIVYGYDEKERTIEPYRLIRKNTTDFYVLAYDRGKKSLRRFILPRITVKKETKEEFFSNLKISKEDLNFHPLSLKVHPETEINFTIQENYEDRWMSFLEGTEYEKIENKYKVITTNQNALFQFFVILPEALVECSAEWKTSFAKYVNEWENLYQLV; translated from the coding sequence ATGCCACGTTTTTATAAAAACGAAGACATCGAATCGGATCGTAAAAAATTATACCGTGACCTAAACCAATTAAAGAGCCTTGGATTTAATATCAAAGTGGCTCAATATGGATACCAATCTGAAGACTTTTTTCCTTATTACATTGAAAAAGAATCGATTGATCGTTCCTTAAAATTTTCCAAAGAAGAATTAGAATATTTATCCAAAGTTTTATTTAGTTCCGAGTTATCAAAAGAACTCATTAGTTTGTCTCAAAAACTATTTTCTCATCATTTGGATTTAATTCCCAATCTAACAAAACAAATTGTTCCTATTGATTCTGAAGAAAATTCTGTTGATACAACCAATACAGAAAAAATCCTACAAGCGATCAAAGACAAACGAGCAATCACCATTGTATATGGCTATGACGAAAAAGAAAGAACCATTGAACCATATAGATTGATTCGAAAAAACACAACAGACTTTTATGTGTTAGCCTATGACCGAGGTAAAAAATCCCTACGTCGTTTTATACTTCCCAGAATCACAGTGAAAAAAGAAACCAAAGAAGAGTTTTTTTCGAATTTGAAAATCTCGAAGGAAGATTTAAATTTTCATCCTCTTTCTCTAAAAGTTCATCCAGAGACAGAAATCAATTTTACGATCCAAGAAAATTATGAAGATAGATGGATGTCTTTTTTGGAAGGAACAGAATACGAAAAAATTGAAAACAAATACAAAGTGATAACAACAAATCAAAATGCTTTGTTCCAATTTTTTGTCATTTTACCTGAAGCATTGGTTGAATGTAGTGCCGAATGGAAAACTTCATTTGCCAAGTATGTAAATGAATGGGAAAATTTATACCAACTCGTTTGA
- a CDS encoding RibD family protein, giving the protein MKLSINMAMTLDGKVVRPDGRWYGLTSSEDKTQMDVYRSQSDAVLIGKNSIINDNPIVKIRAVPNALNPRPVILVRKGTLPPDKHVFEESDHIPLIICTKSNLKEIKTSLENKAEIFALDSDDIDPKKVTGILKRKGYKNVLLEGGPKLNFSFLEADLVDRIYITVVPYIIGKTGLAGIADRTSELPGFDKQNWTLKQHFAKGNEIFLVYEKT; this is encoded by the coding sequence ATGAAATTATCGATTAATATGGCAATGACCTTGGATGGAAAGGTTGTTCGCCCCGATGGCCGATGGTATGGCCTCACTTCCAGTGAAGACAAAACCCAAATGGACGTTTACCGCTCCCAATCCGATGCAGTCCTCATTGGAAAAAACTCCATCATTAATGACAACCCGATCGTAAAAATCCGCGCAGTTCCCAATGCCTTAAACCCACGGCCTGTCATCCTTGTCCGAAAAGGAACCCTTCCACCAGACAAACATGTCTTCGAGGAATCTGACCACATCCCACTCATCATCTGCACAAAATCCAATTTAAAAGAAATCAAAACAAGTTTAGAGAACAAAGCAGAGATCTTTGCTTTGGATTCTGATGACATTGACCCGAAAAAAGTGACCGGGATCCTGAAACGAAAAGGATACAAAAACGTCCTCCTCGAAGGAGGCCCTAAACTCAATTTTTCCTTTTTGGAAGCTGATCTTGTGGACCGCATTTATATCACAGTAGTGCCTTATATCATTGGAAAAACAGGCCTTGCTGGAATTGCCGATAGGACCTCCGAACTTCCAGGTTTTGACAAACAGAATTGGACCCTAAAACAACATTTTGCCAAAGGAAACGAGATCTTTCTCGTGTACGAAAAAACTTGA
- a CDS encoding LIC_13241 domain-containing protein has product MNSIGLNDLPILKELSIIAYKWLSENFPISDHQTNFDPNSELLFPIRWKTKIEGEIFEWVVSDMGSITLRLGGIEGNRRNPAPIFYLSLLKKEGAEFQWADPEGNSVSFPHPSIIDDVKSRVQLYLDSVS; this is encoded by the coding sequence ATGAATTCCATTGGTCTAAACGATTTACCGATATTAAAAGAACTATCAATCATCGCCTATAAGTGGTTATCTGAAAACTTTCCAATTTCAGACCACCAAACAAATTTTGATCCAAATTCTGAACTTTTATTCCCCATTCGGTGGAAAACCAAAATTGAAGGTGAGATCTTTGAATGGGTTGTCTCTGATATGGGATCCATTACACTCAGGTTAGGTGGAATCGAGGGGAACCGTCGTAACCCAGCACCCATTTTTTACCTAAGCCTTCTCAAAAAAGAAGGAGCAGAGTTCCAATGGGCCGATCCCGAAGGGAATTCTGTATCGTTCCCTCATCCTTCCATCATTGATGATGTCAAATCCCGAGTGCAATTGTATTTGGATTCGGTATCTTAA
- the mazG gene encoding nucleoside triphosphate pyrophosphohydrolase, protein MNPPNSDSPIQNLLKLTSDLRSPEGCPWDKEQTHTSVIPHLLEETYEVVDTIERGDDAHLREELGDLLFQITFHSQLAMERGAFSFDDVANDVFQKLVYRHPHVYGNKERIGSGEEVLTQWDLLKQKEKENKGIDSSDRSILAGIPKALPAIQRSEKIQSKVTKHGFDWPTVSGVFQKFQEEIGELDVELQKQGSLQSKKLKYDPNIEDELGDLFFLLVNLSRKLSIDPETCLRRANEKFESRFRTLEGLVEQSGKNLKDYSLEELDRFWDQAKLQLRNI, encoded by the coding sequence GTGAACCCTCCCAATTCTGATTCACCGATCCAAAATCTACTCAAACTTACCAGTGACCTTCGTAGCCCAGAAGGTTGTCCTTGGGACAAAGAACAAACCCATACTTCAGTCATCCCCCATTTACTCGAAGAAACGTATGAAGTGGTTGATACCATTGAACGTGGTGATGATGCCCATTTACGAGAGGAGTTAGGAGACTTACTATTCCAAATCACCTTCCATAGCCAACTTGCAATGGAACGAGGGGCGTTTTCATTTGATGATGTGGCAAATGATGTCTTTCAAAAATTGGTATACCGCCACCCTCACGTCTATGGAAACAAAGAAAGAATTGGTTCGGGTGAAGAAGTTCTTACCCAATGGGACCTATTAAAACAAAAAGAAAAAGAGAATAAAGGAATCGATAGTTCCGACAGAAGTATCCTTGCAGGAATTCCGAAAGCACTCCCTGCCATCCAACGATCAGAAAAAATCCAATCAAAAGTCACCAAACATGGATTTGATTGGCCAACTGTTTCAGGTGTGTTTCAAAAATTCCAAGAAGAAATTGGTGAGTTAGATGTAGAACTCCAAAAACAAGGTTCACTCCAATCTAAAAAATTAAAATATGATCCAAACATTGAAGACGAGTTAGGTGACCTTTTCTTTTTACTCGTCAATTTATCTCGAAAACTCTCCATCGATCCAGAAACTTGCCTTCGCCGTGCCAATGAAAAATTTGAGTCTAGGTTTCGCACCTTAGAAGGTCTAGTGGAACAATCAGGCAAAAATTTAAAGGATTATTCTCTGGAGGAACTTGATCGATTTTGGGACCAAGCAAAATTGCAATTGAGAAATATATGA
- the lpxD gene encoding UDP-3-O-(3-hydroxymyristoyl)glucosamine N-acyltransferase: MTQINLTTLQTLLPEAKFLNSETLSAVNFTGLTSLTLAGTTDISFVASKTFVNEAKTSKASLLIVSSETADSLSDKALVVVPKVELATAKIIRLFFPEKQPSGKRSTNIAIDPSAKVGSNTDIGHFVTIGKDSVIGNDCIIEDGVKIGDRVHIGDGARIGKNCVFFDDTIVGKRFIVFGNSTFGGDGFGFVFAEGKHNKIPQVGRVVIGDDVEVGSNCTIDRGALTDTTIGNGCKFDNMVHVAHNCKVGDHVIIAGQSGLAGSVTLGNNVIIGGACAISDHLTLVDGTIIAGGSSLRTSPKTKDVYVGWDLGLTYPEFQKYRVNIKNIVNLNKWLKRIENIEKKVGMDVKES; the protein is encoded by the coding sequence ATGACTCAAATCAATCTAACTACACTCCAAACACTTCTTCCAGAAGCAAAATTTTTAAATTCCGAAACCCTCTCTGCTGTTAACTTCACTGGTCTCACATCGTTGACACTTGCAGGTACAACTGATATTTCTTTTGTAGCTTCCAAAACATTTGTCAATGAAGCAAAAACTTCAAAAGCCTCCTTACTTATCGTATCATCTGAAACCGCAGACTCTCTAAGTGATAAAGCCTTGGTCGTTGTCCCAAAGGTAGAACTCGCAACTGCAAAGATCATTCGCTTATTTTTTCCAGAAAAACAACCTTCAGGAAAACGAAGTACAAACATAGCCATTGATCCTAGTGCGAAAGTGGGATCCAATACCGACATTGGACATTTTGTAACCATTGGAAAAGACAGTGTGATTGGGAACGACTGTATCATCGAAGACGGTGTCAAAATTGGAGATCGAGTTCACATTGGTGATGGTGCAAGGATTGGTAAAAATTGTGTTTTCTTTGATGATACCATCGTTGGAAAACGATTCATTGTATTTGGAAATTCCACTTTTGGTGGGGATGGATTTGGTTTTGTTTTTGCCGAAGGAAAACACAATAAAATTCCACAAGTGGGACGTGTTGTCATTGGTGATGATGTAGAAGTTGGAAGTAATTGTACAATCGATAGAGGTGCCCTAACAGATACAACCATCGGGAATGGATGTAAGTTTGATAATATGGTTCACGTTGCTCACAATTGTAAGGTGGGGGATCACGTGATCATCGCTGGCCAATCTGGCCTTGCAGGGAGTGTCACTTTAGGAAACAATGTGATCATTGGTGGAGCATGTGCCATTAGTGACCATTTAACACTGGTAGATGGTACTATCATCGCAGGTGGATCAAGTTTACGAACTTCACCAAAAACAAAAGATGTGTATGTGGGTTGGGATTTAGGACTTACTTACCCAGAATTCCAAAAATACCGAGTGAATATCAAAAACATTGTGAACCTAAACAAATGGCTCAAACGAATTGAGAATATTGAAAAAAAAGTGGGGATGGACGTTAAAGAATCTTAA
- a CDS encoding DUF2779 domain-containing protein: MNGKIYTNSFDNPLTPITKSLYLQALKCQNAFHLIREGVIQKPNTASFGGYLEWGDFLSLCKGLFPDTPTVEKSTNREESIEISANYLKQNISHFGSQLRFQNFVGSVELMEYDKERDGWILWDFRPIGSIKQDILRSFFFYQKLVEGLGYRVLGFKLIRIQTKFVYKGGEIPSEDYLLIDDVTPRMESGFGVREEEWNLFLQTIQTGNEGNFPYSFLENKPSCRSLKTCLSPSHCAKGKEAAKEIFDYRDSSELAKQWFQSGYSSYESVPDSELSPIQKIQKESHRSGTVHFDTVALSQYLSNVTKSVAFLDFESINPYLPIYPETKPFQHIPYLYSLHIWDQETDTLTHKTYLHDDLGSDPRKNVMEHLQNDLPKGITIFSFNDFFEKLIIQESASVFPEYLEFWDSIKSMFIDLALPFKKLWIYHPGQNGKASLKEILPCFSDESHFGLTIREGQDANYQYLRLIKKQVTAEEKKRVLEDLIAYCKLDSYGLFLIYRMLQERLSVI; the protein is encoded by the coding sequence ATGAATGGGAAAATTTATACCAACTCGTTTGATAACCCTTTGACTCCCATTACAAAATCCTTATACTTACAAGCTCTTAAATGTCAAAATGCATTCCATTTGATCCGTGAAGGAGTCATACAAAAACCAAATACGGCATCCTTTGGTGGATATTTGGAATGGGGAGATTTTCTTTCCTTGTGCAAAGGATTATTCCCAGACACACCAACTGTAGAAAAGTCGACTAACAGAGAAGAGTCGATTGAGATATCGGCAAATTATTTAAAACAAAATATTTCACATTTTGGATCACAACTCCGATTCCAAAACTTTGTTGGCAGTGTCGAATTGATGGAATACGATAAGGAAAGGGATGGTTGGATCCTTTGGGATTTTCGTCCGATTGGTTCCATCAAACAAGACATCCTTCGGTCTTTTTTCTTTTACCAAAAATTGGTGGAAGGATTAGGATACCGTGTCCTTGGATTTAAACTCATTCGTATCCAAACTAAATTTGTGTACAAAGGGGGAGAAATACCGTCTGAAGATTATTTACTCATTGATGATGTAACTCCCCGAATGGAATCAGGGTTTGGTGTGAGAGAAGAAGAATGGAATCTATTTTTACAAACCATTCAAACGGGAAACGAAGGAAATTTTCCTTATTCATTTCTAGAGAACAAACCAAGTTGCCGTTCCTTAAAGACATGTTTGTCACCATCCCACTGCGCCAAAGGAAAAGAGGCCGCGAAGGAAATTTTTGATTACCGTGATAGTTCTGAGTTGGCAAAACAATGGTTTCAATCAGGGTACAGTTCGTACGAATCCGTCCCTGATTCAGAACTTTCTCCCATCCAAAAAATCCAAAAAGAGTCACATCGTTCAGGAACGGTTCATTTTGATACTGTGGCACTTTCACAATACCTATCTAATGTGACAAAATCTGTTGCCTTCCTTGATTTTGAATCCATCAATCCCTATCTACCAATTTACCCAGAGACAAAACCCTTCCAACACATCCCGTACTTATATTCCCTTCACATTTGGGACCAGGAAACGGATACTTTAACGCACAAAACGTACTTACATGATGATTTGGGAAGTGATCCTAGAAAGAATGTGATGGAACATCTACAAAATGACCTTCCAAAAGGCATTACCATCTTCTCGTTTAATGATTTTTTTGAAAAATTGATCATCCAAGAATCCGCATCCGTCTTTCCAGAATACTTAGAATTTTGGGATTCAATCAAATCGATGTTTATCGACCTAGCTTTGCCTTTTAAAAAACTTTGGATTTACCATCCTGGGCAAAATGGGAAGGCATCTCTCAAGGAAATCCTACCTTGTTTTAGTGACGAGAGCCATTTTGGACTTACAATCCGTGAAGGACAAGATGCCAATTACCAATATTTGAGATTGATAAAAAAGCAGGTGACAGCCGAAGAAAAAAAACGTGTTTTGGAGGATTTGATAGCTTACTGCAAATTAGATAGTTATGGTTTGTTTTTAATCTATAGAATGTTACAAGAAAGATTATCGGTTATTTAA
- a CDS encoding alpha/beta hydrolase, whose product MLGIKKSVAQFVFSLPENWISTLTRKNNTNETNVLDPRCALACNIAKYLPKMEQMSPEKARKHYRDQMKLFEEAEFPIAHIEDKLIPTPSASFIPIRVYNANPQKRNLPTVLFFHGGGLTIGNLETHDSFCRKLSHYTKSIVIAVDYRLAPEHPYPAAHEDAWLAYQYVRNSAYIFGGSPKAIAVCGDSAGALLATTLCLRAKKNNVQAPIYQALLYPMLDTSKESDTYELFGENYVLTRSLMRWFIQNYLPQTKDRLLVQNSPVLAETKELKGLPPTYIGIAGFDPLREEAETYAKHLQTAGVKVEERHFPSLVHGYIQLSGLIPKAKEAEDDLFQALLRFFSQIKI is encoded by the coding sequence ATGTTAGGTATCAAAAAATCAGTCGCACAGTTTGTCTTTTCCCTACCAGAGAATTGGATATCCACTCTCACACGAAAAAACAACACAAACGAAACCAATGTTTTGGACCCACGTTGTGCACTGGCATGTAACATTGCAAAGTACCTTCCTAAAATGGAACAAATGAGTCCCGAAAAAGCGAGAAAACACTACAGGGACCAAATGAAATTGTTTGAAGAAGCGGAATTCCCTATCGCTCATATCGAAGACAAACTCATCCCAACACCAAGTGCTTCTTTTATTCCCATCCGTGTGTACAATGCAAATCCACAAAAGAGAAACTTACCAACTGTTCTTTTTTTCCATGGTGGTGGACTCACAATCGGCAATTTGGAGACACATGATTCGTTTTGTCGCAAATTGTCCCATTACACAAAAAGTATTGTCATTGCTGTGGACTACAGGTTAGCACCCGAACACCCATATCCCGCTGCCCATGAAGATGCATGGCTTGCGTACCAATATGTCCGAAATTCTGCCTATATTTTCGGAGGCTCTCCTAAGGCCATTGCGGTCTGTGGTGACAGTGCAGGAGCCCTTCTTGCCACTACCCTTTGTTTACGTGCCAAAAAAAACAATGTGCAAGCACCCATTTACCAAGCATTACTCTACCCCATGCTTGATACTTCCAAAGAATCTGATACCTATGAACTCTTTGGTGAAAATTATGTCTTAACAAGATCTCTCATGCGATGGTTCATCCAAAATTATCTCCCCCAAACCAAGGACAGACTTCTCGTTCAGAATTCACCTGTTTTGGCGGAAACGAAAGAGTTAAAAGGTCTCCCTCCTACCTACATTGGCATTGCCGGTTTTGATCCTTTGCGAGAAGAGGCCGAAACCTATGCCAAACACCTCCAAACAGCAGGTGTCAAAGTGGAAGAAAGGCATTTTCCTTCCCTAGTGCATGGTTACATCCAGTTATCAGGCCTTATCCCCAAGGCAAAAGAAGCAGAAGATGACCTATTCCAGGCCTTATTGCGATTTTTTTCCCAAATAAAAATCTAA
- a CDS encoding DUF6580 family putative transport protein produces the protein MFQSRVSVAILMVIATVLSRILPHPPNFTPVLAVSLFSGAYLTDRKLALVVPILAMFVSDLYLGFHDLMPVVYGFMVLSVLFGKQIKTSVSKAFGYTLIGSVVFFVVTNLAVWATSGMYSLNVSGLRECFVMAIPFFQNSIMGDFVYSGILFGAMALLNRTVFQTAKQTA, from the coding sequence ATGTTCCAATCTCGAGTTTCTGTTGCCATCCTGATGGTGATTGCCACTGTCCTAAGTCGTATTTTACCGCACCCTCCCAATTTTACGCCTGTTTTGGCTGTTTCTCTTTTTTCTGGTGCCTATTTGACTGACAGAAAGTTAGCCCTAGTGGTTCCCATCCTTGCGATGTTTGTATCTGATTTATACCTCGGATTCCATGACCTAATGCCAGTTGTTTACGGATTTATGGTTCTTTCTGTTCTGTTTGGTAAACAAATCAAAACTTCAGTTTCAAAAGCATTTGGGTATACTTTGATTGGTTCCGTTGTTTTCTTTGTTGTGACAAACTTGGCTGTTTGGGCAACAAGTGGGATGTACAGTTTGAATGTTTCTGGTCTCAGAGAATGTTTTGTAATGGCGATTCCATTTTTCCAAAACTCAATTATGGGTGATTTCGTGTATTCAGGAATTCTGTTTGGAGCAATGGCTCTTCTCAATCGCACAGTTTTCCAAACAGCAAAACAAACAGCTTAG
- a CDS encoding MFS transporter, with product MSLDKNPEAKKKKNREIFGWCMFDFANSSYTTVIISVVYCEIFTRLVVPAEVGSDNPFRLGNTLWAWALAASYLFVVATGPIFGAITDYSSKKKLFLFFSYIGCVVATFLLYYVEPGMIWLGMVLVAFSNFFFASGENFASSFLPFLGSKEDLGKISGYAWGIGYFGGIGSVALATTLGDYTLDNFDNLKLVGPYTAIFFLIAAIPTFLFLKEPHLPLGVSHKVNYFKIGKDRVIQTLKDATHFKDLMIYLVSLFFTMAALAIVISFAFIYGSQEIHIQAEHKQAMFIFIQISAAIGALAFGVIQDSIGAKKTFNLTLVLWLVTCGLIYYVHDLTTFANGILGKNWTVQWVFVFISSLAGMGLGSTQSASRALVGIFSPESKSGEFFGMWGLSGKIAAALGLFLFGYIQTLVSLRNAFLVVAFFYFLSLLINLFVNEERGVEAANRFQEET from the coding sequence ATGTCCCTAGACAAAAACCCGGAAGCCAAAAAGAAAAAAAACCGTGAAATTTTCGGATGGTGTATGTTTGATTTTGCGAACTCATCTTATACCACAGTCATTATCAGTGTCGTTTATTGTGAAATTTTCACAAGACTCGTTGTACCAGCAGAAGTTGGATCGGACAATCCGTTCCGTCTCGGGAATACTCTCTGGGCATGGGCTCTGGCAGCATCTTATTTATTTGTAGTTGCAACAGGACCCATCTTTGGTGCCATCACAGACTATAGTTCAAAGAAAAAATTATTCTTATTCTTTAGTTACATTGGTTGTGTAGTCGCCACTTTTTTACTCTATTATGTAGAACCAGGAATGATTTGGCTAGGAATGGTGCTTGTGGCTTTCTCCAATTTTTTCTTTGCTTCAGGTGAAAATTTTGCATCCAGTTTTTTACCCTTCCTTGGATCCAAAGAGGATCTGGGAAAAATTTCGGGATACGCATGGGGGATCGGTTACTTCGGTGGAATTGGATCCGTTGCCCTAGCCACCACTCTTGGTGATTATACCTTAGATAATTTCGATAACCTAAAGTTAGTGGGTCCTTACACTGCAATTTTTTTCTTAATCGCAGCGATTCCTACATTTTTATTCTTAAAAGAACCACATCTCCCACTTGGAGTATCACATAAGGTAAATTATTTTAAAATTGGAAAAGACCGAGTGATCCAAACCTTAAAGGATGCAACTCACTTCAAAGATTTGATGATCTATCTTGTTTCCTTATTTTTTACAATGGCTGCACTTGCGATTGTCATTTCTTTTGCCTTCATTTATGGATCCCAAGAAATTCATATCCAAGCAGAACACAAACAAGCAATGTTTATCTTCATTCAAATTTCTGCTGCAATTGGAGCACTTGCATTTGGTGTGATCCAAGATAGTATAGGTGCTAAAAAAACCTTTAACCTTACTCTTGTTTTGTGGCTCGTGACTTGCGGATTAATTTATTACGTTCATGATCTCACAACATTTGCAAATGGTATCCTTGGTAAAAATTGGACTGTTCAGTGGGTGTTTGTTTTTATTTCCTCTCTTGCGGGAATGGGGCTTGGGTCCACACAATCGGCATCCAGGGCACTTGTTGGTATTTTTAGTCCAGAATCAAAATCAGGAGAGTTTTTTGGGATGTGGGGACTTTCGGGAAAAATTGCAGCAGCACTCGGGCTCTTTTTATTCGGTTACATCCAAACCTTGGTAAGTTTACGAAATGCCTTCCTGGTTGTTGCTTTCTTTTACTTTTTATCACTACTCATTAACTTATTTGTAAATGAAGAGAGGGGAGTTGAAGCGGCCAACCGTTTCCAAGAAGAAACATGA
- a CDS encoding DoxX family protein encodes MFYKLLATNKDITLTILRVTLGLVIFPHGAQKVLGSFGGYGFEGTMGFFGSLGIPYIFGVLAIVAEFFGAIGLILGLFTRLAAFGIASTMVVAAVLVHLPNGFFVNNNGYGYEYHILAVGLAIPLIIKGAGSFSLDDVIAHKIEG; translated from the coding sequence ATGTTTTACAAATTGCTCGCAACCAACAAAGACATCACTCTCACGATCCTTCGTGTGACACTCGGTCTCGTCATTTTCCCACACGGAGCTCAAAAAGTTCTCGGATCATTCGGTGGATACGGATTCGAAGGAACCATGGGATTTTTCGGAAGTTTAGGAATCCCTTACATTTTTGGAGTACTTGCCATCGTTGCAGAATTTTTTGGCGCAATTGGACTCATCCTTGGACTTTTCACTCGCCTTGCAGCGTTTGGAATTGCATCCACTATGGTTGTAGCAGCAGTGCTTGTACACTTACCAAATGGTTTTTTTGTGAACAATAATGGTTACGGTTATGAGTACCATATCCTTGCAGTGGGTCTTGCGATTCCATTAATCATCAAAGGTGCTGGATCGTTCTCTTTAGATGACGTAATTGCACACAAAATTGAAGGATAA
- a CDS encoding (2Fe-2S)-binding protein, with product MRPKRVCLCRMVTEEDLVRAIHAGAVTMEQIRETTRASTGCGTCSMQVYHILQRELQNLSRRKIS from the coding sequence ATGAGACCAAAACGGGTCTGTTTATGTCGAATGGTAACGGAGGAAGATTTAGTCCGTGCCATCCATGCGGGTGCCGTAACCATGGAACAAATTAGAGAAACAACAAGAGCCTCTACCGGCTGCGGGACCTGTTCAATGCAGGTCTACCACATCCTCCAGCGCGAATTGCAGAATCTCTCTCGGAGGAAAATTTCATGA